The Ipomoea triloba cultivar NCNSP0323 chromosome 13, ASM357664v1 genomic interval ATCGTTGGACTAGTAAATCACAGTTAACTCAGCAGCTCATTAAGTATGAGGACTAGTTTTTAGTGCTGACAAAGAACCCACCACATTGGGTAACTCTTACACTGTGGCTACCATGACTTAATATGTCATTGCCCACAGTCTACCTTAAATTGAGCAGCCTAGGGGCAATAAAGGTAAAGAATAAAAGGGTATATTTACCAATTCAAGGATGTGTTTTGTGTTCATTTACATGTTGATGTTGTTCAAGACTGTATAACACACATACTGAAACTGCATATAAACATCTTACAATTTGAGATAAAGAGTGCTCAACAGAATTGCAAGTTGATTTATTGACTAGAATCACAAGTGTATCTGCACTAGCATATAGTAAAATGTCCACATGAGTGGAGATTTCAGGTGGAGTGGTCAGCCTGGTAGGTGCGTCGACGCAGTTGAGACTCGGGAGTGGGCTGCTGCAAGAAGATCCTCGTGGGATCATTTGGATCGACATAGCTGTCAAGTTTAAGAAACAAAAAAGCAAAATAGTCAGCTTATATCGTGGCCTGAAGTCATATATAAAGAACATTGCATTATTTCAAGGTGAAACACTTACGCATGTCTCATCATTTCATCTACGGGAGTTTGAGCGGCTTGCAGAGGATCCATTCGTGGCTCGGCCATTGAAGCAGTCTGTTGATGGTATTGTCTCACCGaacttattaagttgaaaaataaGGGCACAAAAGTCCCACAACCGCCTTCCTTGAAAAGGATCTTGATCGAGTGCGTGGAATACAAAGCCCTGTTTTCATTCTCTGGCACAACCTGAGATTTGCCAGAATGGATGTGAGGTCACCAAATACAAAGGAAACTGTCTACAGACTGCAAACTGTCTTTCATATACTTACAGGGTCCACAGATCCAGAGATATTGTTGCAGTGGAATATTggttggttaaatttttcagcATGAACATATAGCTGCAAAAGGAAGTCATTTTAAGAGTTAacataaagaaaacaaaaccaGTGGCAGAACAATGGTGAAAAAGTCTTTTGCTTGGAAATTGGAACCCATCATGATTCATGAGAAAACATTCCATCCTAACAAACGACACAAATTACAGGAAATTGGCAGCACCACAAGACATAGGGTCAACCTTGAAGCAAGATGCACGATAAAGCATATAGAAGAAAAAGAACTTTAAGAGTCAAGCATAAAGTAGAAGCCAAATTTCATCGCTATTCTAAATTTGAACGATAATTTCATGACTGCAGAGATTTCTCTTCTTAAACTTTCTGGTCTTGAACTCTTGATcctatcttaaaaaaaaaaaaagaaaaaagttaagGCCCTTCTGTCCTGTCTATCTATACAAGAATGTTATGCTTGTACAGAGCTATTCTAATTTCAAGGAAGTAAAACCTATATAAGAAACTAGTTTATGAATTAGATCATGGCTCGCACAATAAGACCGTTTTCATCTGCACCCAACTGGCTACTAGTATTTAACAATAAAAGAATTTGACAAATTGATATAAGTCTAAACTGGTGTGGCAAATAAGCCAAGCTACAGAAGTATTGGCGGTATGTGACAAATGACAAATCAATCAACAGGACTGGTCAAGAAATAGCAAAAGAATGTACAAGGAAGCATTTGTGTTTGGGTGAGAGAATGATCCTCCTTTTCTACCCATCTATGCCCTCCTATCATAATCTTGAAGACCTAATGACAATGGCATTGCACACTCGCCATCATTGGATTGGAATATAGGACAATTTGAGTAAAATCCATTCTGACACTCGCATATACATCTTAATGTCTTATGTCGAGTATGTTTAAAAACACCACACCTTTTTCTGTCCCTAAACAGGCAAGGCACCTCAAGAGATTCAAGCCATTTGCAATAAATTAATGAATTGAAGAGCTACAGGATCAGTGAGTTGGAAAACTATGGGAATTTccaaaaaataatgaattttgctCTAATCTTTCCAATCAGCTAATTCTTAataaatctctctcttctctgcAACATCAGTCCTAAACAATATACAGCAAAATGGAGTCAACAACAAAACTGACTAGGAGGCTGCTTAGGCGACTCCCAATTTACCTCCTCCAGACTCTTGGGCAGGGGTTACGGGGGCTTAGGATTAATCTGGCATAAACTGAGAAACCTAAtgtaccaaaatatatatatatatacatagcaaATTGACCTGTCATATTCTAGGGAGCAACActcaaaactcaaaagcatAACAAGAGATGGACAAAGCCACAAAATCCAATTGAACTTTCAATTCCAATAGACACACAAATTGAATGATGTATTCCGTTTCAACTAAACTATCAAGGTTATGCTGATAGCGAAACTACACATTTATATTACttcatatatatactatacgcTGGACAATACACAATTCACAAGGGAGATTTACGTACCAAGGGCATGTCAAAAGCACGGAAGTTACCAATAGGCCTGTCTGCAACAAAGACCATCCGGATATTTGACAAGTAGATAGTTCCCTTTGCCTTCACACGTCCGCCATGGCCGCTTGCGCTGGACGATTAAGCAAATCCCAATCATAAAAACCACGAAAACAAAGCAATCCACCGAAAacaattaattacaaataaagCGACGATTTTTAAGAGATTGAGGGAGCGAGAAACTAACCCAGGGATCTTATCGACCTCGAATTCGACGCCGTCTCTGGCCAAGACGAACAATTCGTTGACGAAAGGAACGGGCATTCCATTGGGGAAGAGCTGGGGATTCAGTGCCATAGTGAATCGAATAAAATGCAATGTAATCTAacc includes:
- the LOC116002457 gene encoding UPF0664 stress-induced protein C29B12.11c, with the translated sequence MALNPQLFPNGMPVPFVNELFVLARDGVEFEVDKIPGASGHGGRVKAKGTIYLSNIRMVFVADRPIGNFRAFDMPLLYVHAEKFNQPIFHCNNISGSVDPVVPENENRALYSTHSIKILFKEGGCGTFVPLFFNLISSVRQYHQQTASMAEPRMDPLQAAQTPVDEMMRHAYVDPNDPTRIFLQQPTPESQLRRRTYQADHST